CGGATGCAAGCAGGTATGGAAGCCTTTGTCACAGTTATTACGACCCCGTGATGGAACCATGGAGGAACTATGttctttatttgtttgttttcttaatAGTTTGTTTCATATATGTTTTCGTTTTCTGAATCGAATCGATTGTTGCTTCTTTTCTTTGAatgcacttgtttttttttatacttttttaaaaacttttttttcggAAGGATTTAGTCGGATTTGTAAAGTGGTGCACGCTATTCCCTATTTATATCTGAGGCATTTTGAGTGTTGTTAGTAGTAGGTTGCTAAAGAATGAATAGACACATTGTccctctgctttttttaaacatttcatcgGATATCTAATTTAATGGGGTATTATTTGCATTATAATGCTAATAGTGAAAGCCTATGTGCTATTTTCAAATAAGGAAATACTTGGCTTAGAGTTTTACCAAATCGTTTTAAATTGTCTTTAAatttgatgtttgtttttttgaacaTGTTCTTATTGTAAAGCACTGACGTGGTCTGTTTCCGTGGTTGTCACGCTGGAAACTCTGTGCCTGAGATGTAGACATTGTGAAAATAGGTCAAAATGAATGAAACAGTCCTTTTATTAAACGTGGATTTGAACTAGACAATAGTTGGTGACCCTTGCTTACTAAGTTGGACAATTGAGATGGACAATTGCGCCATAGCGCCACCCTTTGGTCACTTTGTCTCCTAGGTGTCTTCTAGCTGTTCTTGCGACTCCCTCCACTGAGGGATGGAGAGGGCACAGCTTCTTGTTCAGCTGACTGCAGTGGAAAATTGTTGAAATGAGCGCCTTGTGTGACCAAGAGCCATCATGGCAGCGTATCAGTTTCCACTTCATGCTGAATAATTGCAGGCTTTTTCTGCTAGATTTGTGTTATGTCTGAGTCTGGAGGTGGGAGTGTGAAGTTGAACAGAAACTGAGGGTCATATTTGTATTCTTATTTATTGAGACTGTTTTACAGCTCTTGTGGGCTTGCATTTTATTACCGTCTGTTTGGGGCTGGTTAGATGTTGACCGCTGGGCATGTTTTATTGGACACTGTGGTAAACTCAAGACAAAAAGTCTCATTTTGCAGACTCAGTTGGAGGACAATGCGCTTACTGGCAAACAAACCTGGAATAAAAAGAATGGTGGTTTCAACAGAAAACGGGGGATTTGGGCAGTATCTCTGCAGTGGATGATGATGCACCAATATGGTCCACAGGCGATGCTGTACATTCTCCCTCTCAGCGGGAAGTGTCCTGGGAGCTTTGCCAAACCAGGCACAGTCTCATTTTCATGCTGCACTAACATCTTattgaaagaaaatgtgtgtctgtggacCCCCTGGCCAAAGTATGCTGCCCCCCCCAAAGTGTCCTCCAGTTAGATTCCCCAGATGTCAGCCTGTCTGTCACTCACCATTTAGCCCCCTCAAACTGCCAGAATAAATGCAATCactctggctttttttttactctgcgCTTCTGTTTAAAATGAACAGTTGGATTTGCTCTCCTGCTGCAATGCTCCACAATGAACAGCATCCAAATGATTTTCTCTCCCTGTGTTTGGAATCGACTGTGTGACTTCATCACCACAGCCATGCTGCTGACAGAATGCAGCTCTCCTACTCTGTAGTTAAGTGATGATCTGCTGAATGTATTAAAACTCGCccaaattttaattttttttacagcgtTATCAGGATTATTGGCAACATCACGCTCATACAGTAGAAGCATGAAGCAGCAGGCTGTCTGCAGCCCACGTAGTCTCATAATGTAATTTGCATGCATGACAAGGAGTGGAGTGGAGCTAGGGAAACCAGATATGGTCATTACTGAAGGAGAAGGTTAACCATTGTGGCAAACCTCCAAGCCACTGTCTCAGCCCATTCAGAGGAGCAGggttcatcctcctcttctctctgcccGCAGCCTCCAGCAAGACTCAGAAGACATAAATCTCCTCTCAACCGCACAGCTAATGTATCGACTCCAGAGAAATGTTTTGTATACTTTACACAGAGTGCTATTTCTTTACATAATGGCACCAATCTTTTTCTACAAGCTTGAGCATTTTGAGTAAACTGGACTGTATTGAGTGTGTTGTGCTGCCACACACTGCTTAACTGCCTGACTGATAGTCTAGACTAGAGCTCTGCAACCATTGGATGTATCCAATATTCTGGGCTACCCTGCCTCCCTGTGGCCAGACATGGATCTGTGTTAATATCTTCTAGACATGGAGGCCTCAACAGTGGATATACAAACTGAGTTTGTTGAATTTGTGTAAAGCTGATTAAAGATTCCAAACAAGATAAACGGTCTACAATACAACAATCAGAGCACTCACACAGCAGGGGTCATCACATACTGaacagaaggaaatattttaaacaagCATTATGAAAGGTGGGGCAATCACATGCTGATCTGTTTGAATAGTGATGTCAGTGCTTATCTTAAATAAACAAGGCTAAGAGTCTGATGGTGGTGCAAGAGGAAAAAGCCGGTGATGACCAAagtgattacaattcatcctgagggacATACAAATGTGTGTACCACTGTATACATAGTATGTGTGCCATTTCATGGCAGtccatccagtagttgttgTGACATTTCACATTTCAGAGGTTCACTTAAGTCAGTAAGAATCATCCTTTGGTCACCATGGATGTCTGCACTAAATGTTCCAAACCATCCAATAGTTGACCAGACATCTCactaaagaaacaaaaatgtaaactagGTGCAAGAGGAAAAGTCAAAGGATCAGTTAAGTTAGAAGGATTCGTCATCTGGGGAACATAAATGTACAatatgtcatggcaatccatccaaaagtTGATAAAGAAGATATTTCATTCTGGAGAAAAGTGGTGCACCAACCGACCAACTGACATTGCCATTCGTAGAACCACACATAGATAATAAGTTAATAACTATGAACAAAGTCTTCCTCTCTACTTTTTATGTTTCAGAGCCAGGCCCAACTTAACAATGGGCCCAATAACCCTGTGTGTGCTGCTCCCGGTGACGGTGCTGGCTTTGGTGGTGGCTGTAGCTGCTGAGGAGAATGCAGTCGACGACGAATATACCTGGCCGCAATGGAAGGTGCCTCTGgtaaaaaagaaagggaaaagacGCACTGTGCCTCTAAGCAGCCCAAACTTTTCTGCCCATCCTCAGCCAGAGCTGAGTGGGACCTGTGGGATTGAGTGTCAGCGCCGCCTCCCTGCCACGTCTCTGGACGCCTTGGAGCAGTTCCTCTCCTACGAGACGGTTTATGAGAATGGTACACGCACATATACCTCTGTTTCTGTGCAGGGTCTCAATGAGGTGACTGCCTGGTCCAAAAACATCTCGTCTAGCTCCCGCCAAAAACGAGAGGTGTACGGCACAGATACACGCTTCACCATCTCTGATAAGCAGTTCTCCACCAAATATCCATTCTCCACCTCTGTGAAGATCTCCACGGGATGCTCTGGAGTTCTCGTGTCACCTAAACATGTGCTGACCGCTGCCCACTGCATCCATGATGGCAAGGATTATCTAAATGGGGTGCAGAAGCTGCGTGTTGGTATTCTGAAGGAGAAGTCCAGACGAGGGAAAGGAGGcaaagggagaggagggagaggaaagggCAAAAGGAGAAAGGGAGACACAGATAAAGAGGAAGTACAGGAGAAGGAAGAGAATAAAGGGAAAGGGGACCGAAACGGAAAAGGGAAAGGTAGAAAGAGCCGGAGTCGGCGAAGTGCAGAATCAGGGAAACCTTCGTTTAGGTGGACCGGGGTCAAGAAGACCCAGGTGCCTAAGGGCTGGTTTAAAGGTGTGTCTGATGGACTGACTGCGGATTATGACTATGCTGTTTTGGAGCTGAAGAAAGCCCCCAAAGTCAAGCACATGGATCTAGGTGTTGTCCCCTCTGTCAAGAAGCTCCCTGCTGGGAGGATCCACTTCTCCGGCTTTGATGATGACCGTCCTGGCAACCTGGTGTACCGGTTCTGCTCCGTCTCAGAGGAGTCCAATGATTTGTTGTACCAATACTGTGATGCCAAACCTGGCTCCAGTGGCTCTGGGATCTACATCCGCCTCAAAGAGCCTGGCAAGAAGAAGTGGAAGAGGAAGATCATTGGGGTTTTCTCCGGTCACCAGTGGGTGGATGTAAACGGGAACGGGATGCAGCAGGATTACAACGTGGCGGTGAGGATAACACCTCTCAAATATGCCCAGATCTGCTACTGGGTCCATGGGGACTCGAGTGAGTGCCAGGTAGCCTAATACAACACAGGATCCCCCCATTAACCACAACCCCTCTCCGGTCCCTCAGACCAACCTTTATACAAGGGACACCCTACCTTCTGTCACCCTCCACCTCTCATTACCAGCCAGGGGCCCGACAACTGCCTCTCCTCTTCCTGCCTCCCTTTTACCTCCTGTGCCTCCCAGTGACTCCTGCTAAACTgatttacagacacacaaaccacacacacacacacacacacaacccacatgTAGCCATACAGACTCAGTGTTGACAACAGGAAGTCGTCAGCGTATCAAGAGAACTGTGGCTCTTCAGCTTTTCTAATTTATTTGCATAAAAAACAActaagaaaaaaatatgtattgtatgtttttacagatcattctttttttataaagattTGACCTTTTGGATACAATGATGGAAAGCGTGTATATTCAAATGTTTGTGAGCAAAGCCCCTGGTACATTCGTCTTATATTCTAACTAGGCTTTGTATGGAGAGACTTGCATTTTCAAGTGTTCTTCGCCACTGTAAAGGAGAGCCATGTATTGGCTTTGACAAAAGACCCAGAATAAATTAATATAACTTTTGTTTTCCAAATGACCTATACAGAGATATTGAG
The DNA window shown above is from Perca fluviatilis chromosome 7, GENO_Pfluv_1.0, whole genome shotgun sequence and carries:
- the prss35 gene encoding inactive serine protease 35; the encoded protein is MGPITLCVLLPVTVLALVVAVAAEENAVDDEYTWPQWKVPLVKKKGKRRTVPLSSPNFSAHPQPELSGTCGIECQRRLPATSLDALEQFLSYETVYENGTRTYTSVSVQGLNEVTAWSKNISSSSRQKREVYGTDTRFTISDKQFSTKYPFSTSVKISTGCSGVLVSPKHVLTAAHCIHDGKDYLNGVQKLRVGILKEKSRRGKGGKGRGGRGKGKRRKGDTDKEEVQEKEENKGKGDRNGKGKGRKSRSRRSAESGKPSFRWTGVKKTQVPKGWFKGVSDGLTADYDYAVLELKKAPKVKHMDLGVVPSVKKLPAGRIHFSGFDDDRPGNLVYRFCSVSEESNDLLYQYCDAKPGSSGSGIYIRLKEPGKKKWKRKIIGVFSGHQWVDVNGNGMQQDYNVAVRITPLKYAQICYWVHGDSSECQVA